In Colius striatus isolate bColStr4 unplaced genomic scaffold, bColStr4.1.hap1 scaffold_45, whole genome shotgun sequence, one genomic interval encodes:
- the LOC133629443 gene encoding scavenger receptor cysteine-rich type 1 protein M130-like, whose amino-acid sequence MCCRTAGASCPRGCRSRCPGALRDVGSGVRFPCSAAGYLLLGGFVALGVCSRNGPVENQRSICRLCWGLQLLLTAQPGPVGTSVLIGIPLSIRFLHGCRWDEGQKVLKGVDAVPVWVGEGGAAELRLVDGGSRCAGRVEVEHEGHRSGPIWLIDIQCRGSEPALSNCTHSGWGENNCVHSMDAGVSCSGFRLVNGSTACEGRVELHVQGTWGSLCASRWHLSDAHVLCGRLGCGFAVSLPRGGSFGRGMGPVWRDSFHCSGTEAHLGQCPVTVLGASPCSHEDAAAVVCSGPAGSGSLRLVGGGSRCTGRVEIFQHGTWGRVLSEQWDVAEARVACRQLRCGEAEMAYNPPKAERGPGPVGLRGGGWAAGPRRHLGSIPAAGSRRVRLANGPGRCAGRVEIYSQGSWGSVCDYGWDLPDAAVVCRQLGCGEAVEAPGSAAFGEGSGHIWLDGVNCSGAEAALWDCPAGPWGRHDCGHKEDAGAVCSEFTALRLESSDGCSGRLQVFYNGTWGSVCSNSMTPKTVSLACEELGCGKEGTLDTQWPRGRVSGPAWLDRVECEERHGSFWLCPSDPWNPRSCDELRDVTHITCRGIYQMPVLKELFRNNTWGILSVHLLLEMSLKQLPECPELLNGTGNRLGEVVPEGQRDQ is encoded by the exons aTGTGCTGCAGAACAGCCGGGGCTTCCTGCCCCCGTGGCTGCCGCAGCCGCTGCCCTGGTGCTCTGAGAGACGTGGGCTCCGGCGTCAGGTTTCCCTGCAGCGCTGCgg GCTACCTGCTGCTCGGGGGCTTCGTGGCCTTGGGTGTGTGCTCCAGGAACGGCCCAGTGGAGAACCAGCGCAGCATCTGTCGCCTCTGCTggggcctgcagctcctgctcacgGCTCAG CCAGGGCCAGTGGGCACCAGCGTGCTCATCGGGATACCTCTGTCAATTCGGTTTCTTCACGGGTGCCGCTGGGACGAGGGGCAGAAGGTGCTCAAGGGAGTCgatgctgtgcctgtgtgggtgggagagggag GGGCTGCAGAGTTGAGGCTGGTGGATGGCGGCAGCCGCTGCGCTGGGAGAGTGGAGGTGGAACACGAGGGACACA GATCTGGCCCCATTTGGTTGATTGATATTCAGTGTCGTGGCTCCGAGCCTGCCCTGTCCAACTGTACACACAGCGGATGGGGTGAGAACAACTGTGTTCACAGCATGGACGCTGGGGTGAGCTGTTCAG GGTTCAGGCTGGTGAACGGCAGCACGGCGTGCGAGGGGAGGGTGGAGCTGCATGTGCAGGGGACCTGGGGCAGCCTCTGTGCCTCCCGCTGGCACCTCTCCGACGCCCACGTCCTCTGTGGCCGCCTGGGCTGTGGCTTTGCCGTGTCCCTTCCCAGAGGAGGGAGTTTTGGGAGAGGAATGGGCCCCGTCTGGAGAGACTCGTTCCACTGCAGTGGGACTGAAGCCCACCTGGGACAGTGCCCAGTGACCGTGCTGGGGGCCTCCCCGTGCTCCcatgaggatgctgctgctgtcgtctgctcag GCCCCGCTGGCTCCGGGTCCCTgcggctggtggggggagggagccggtGCACCGGGCGAGTGGAGATCTTCCAGCACGGGAcgtggggcagagtcctgtctgagcagtgGGACGTGGCGGAGGCCCGTGTGGCGTGTCGGCAGCTGCGGTGTGGAGAGGCAGAGATGGCCTACAACCCGCCCAAGGCCGAGCGAGGGccgggccccgtggggctgcgaggg GGTGGGTGGGcagccggcccccgccgccaTCTGGGCTCCATCCCCGCCGCAGGGAGCCGGCGCGTGCGGCTGGCTAACGGGCCCGGGCGCTGCGCTGGGAGAGTGGAGATCtactcccagggcagctggggcagcgTCTGCGACTACGGCTGGGACCTGCCCGATGCCGCCGTCGTGTGCCGGCAGCTGGGCTGCGGAGAGGCCGTGGAGGCGCCGGGCTCTGCCGCCTTTGGGGAGGGCTCCGGGCACATCTGGCTGGACGGCGTCAACTGCTCCGGGGCCGAAGCCGCTCTCTGGGACTgcccggccgggccctgggGGCGGCACGACTGCGGGCACAAAGAGGACGCCGGAGCCGTCTGCTCGG agTTCACGGCcctgaggctggagagcagcgACGGCTGCTCCGGCCGCCTGCAGGTTTTCTACAACGGGAcgtggggcagcgtttgctccaACTCCATGACCCCCAAAACGGTGTCACTGGCGTGCGAGGAGCTGGGCTGCGGGAAGGAAGGGACTCTGGATACACAATGGCCACGGGGCAGAGTGTCTGGCCCCGCCTGGCTGGACCGTGTGGAGTGTGAGGAGAGACACGGCTCCTTCTGGCTGTGTCCCTCCGATCCCTGGAACCCGCGGTCGTGCGACGAGCTGCGAGATGTGACCCACATCACCTGCCGTG GAATTTATCAA